One genomic window of Pelecanus crispus isolate bPelCri1 chromosome 18, bPelCri1.pri, whole genome shotgun sequence includes the following:
- the KAT2A gene encoding histone acetyltransferase KAT2A: MAELEAAQPGRPPPGPGTATAGSGGAGSGAAAGGAGSSDPARPGLSQQQRASQRKAQVRGFPRGKKLEKLGVFSACKANDACKCNGWKNPNPPTAPRMDLQQPVTNLSEPCRSCGHALADHVSHLENVSEEEINRLLGMVVDVENLFMSVHKEEDTDTKQVYFYLFKLLRKCILQMSQPVVEGSLGSPPFEKPNIEQGVLNFVQYKFSHLPPKERQTMYELSKMFLLCLNYWKLETPSQFRQRSQNDDVATYKVNYTRWLCYCHVPQSCDSLPRYETTHVFGRSLLKSIFTVTRRQLLEKFRVEKDKLVPEKRTLILTHFPKFLSMLEEEIYGENSPIWEADFTVPAAEGAQLVSRPATVSTVAVPTTPLFSKKLSNSSSAASMDASTPEPLPGEKRKLPESLTLEDAKRIRVMGDIPMELVNEVMLTITDPAAMLGPETSLLSANAARDETARLEERRGIIEFHVIGNSLSQKSNKKILMWLVGLQNVFSHQLPRMPKEYITRLVFDPKHKTLALIKDGRVIGGICFRMFPTQGFTEIVFCAVTSNEQVKGYGTHLMNHLKEYHIKHNILYFLTYADEYAIGYFKKQGFSKDIKVPKSRYLGYIKDYEGATLMECELNPRIPYTELSHIIKKQKEIIKKLIERKQAQIRKVYPGLTCFKEGVRQIPIESVPGIRETGWKPLGKEKGKELKDPDQLYNTLKNLLAQIKTHPSAWPFMEPVKKSEAPDYYEIIRFPIDLKTMTERLKNRYYVTKKLFIADLQRIITNCREYNPPDSDYCKCANTLEKFFYFKLKEGGLIDK, translated from the exons ATGGCGGAGCTGGAGGCCGCGCAGCCCGggcggcccccgccgggcccgggaaCGGCgacggcggggagcggcggagctgggagcggggctgcggcgggaggAGCGGGATCCAGCGACCCGGCGAGGCCGGggctgagccagcagcagcgGGCGAGTCAGCGCAAGGCGCAAGTGCGGGGGTTCCCCCGCGgcaagaagctggagaagctggGGGTCTTCTCGGCCTGCAAG GCCAATGATGCCTGCAAGTGCAATGGCTGGAAGAACCCCAACCCTCCCACCGCCCCCCGCATGGACCTGCAGCAGCCGGTGACCAACCTGAGCGAGCCCTGCCGGAGCTGCGGCCATGCGCTGG CGGATCACGTGTCCCACCTGGAGAACGTCTCGGAGGAGGAGATCAACCGGTTGCTGGGTATGGTGGTGGACGTGGAAAACCTCTTCATGTCGGTGCACAAGGAGGAGGACACGGACACCAAGCAGGTGTATTTCTACCTGTTCAAG CTCCTGCGGAAGTGCATCCTGCAGATGAGCCAGCCTGTGGTcgaggggtccctggggagcccccccTTCGAGAAACCAAACATTGAGCAG ggagtCCTGAACTTCGTCCAGTACAAGTTCAGCCACTTGCCGCCCAAGGAGCGGCAGACCATGTACGAGCTCTCCAAGATGTTCCTGCTCTGCCTCAACTACTGGAAGCTGGAGACGCCGTCCCAGTTCCGGCAGCGCTCCCAGAACGACGATGTGGCCACCTACAAGGTCAACTACACGAG GTGGCTGTGCTACTGCCACGTGCCGCAGAGCTGCGACAGCCTTCCCCGCTATGAGACCACTCACGTCTTCGGGCGCAGCCTCCTGAAATCCATCTTCACGGTCACCCGCCggcagctgctggagaagtTCCGGGTGGAGAAGGACAAGCTGGTGCCGGAGAAGCGGACACTGATCCTCACCCACTTCCCCAA GTTCCTGTccatgctggaggaggagatCTACGGTGAGAACTCTCCAATCTGGGAGGCTGATTTCACCGTACCGGCTGCGGAGGGTGCCCAGCTGGTGTCTCGCCCAG CCACGGTCAGCACCgttgctgtgcccaccactCCGCTCTTCAGCAAGAAGctcagcaacagcagctctgcCGCGAGCATGGATGCCAGCACCCCAGAGCCCCTGCCAG GGGAGAAGCGGAAGCTGCCCGAGAGCCTGACGCTGGAAGACGCCAAGCGGATCCGCGTAATGGGAGACATCCCCATGGAGCTGGTGAACGAGGTCATGCTGACCATCACGGACCCCGCTGCCATGCTGGGCCCCGAG ACCAGCCTGCTGTCGGCAAACGCGGCACGGGACGAGACGGCCCGGCTGGAGGAGCGCCGCGGCATCATCGAGTTCCACGTCATCGGCAACTCGCTCTCGCAGAAGTCCAACAAGAAGATCCTGATGTGGCTGGTGGGCTTGCAGAATGTCTTCTCGCACCAGCTGCCCCGCATGCCCAAGGAGTACATCACTCGCCTCGTCTTTGACCC GAAGCACAAGACCCTGGCACTGATCAAGGACGGCCGAGTGATCGGTGGGATCTGCTTCCGCATGTTCCCCACCCAGGGCTTCACAGAGATAGTCTTCTGTGCCGTCACGTCCAACGAGCAAGTGAAG GGCTACGGGACGCACCTGATGAACCACCTGAAGGAGTACCACATCAAGCACAATATCCTCTACTTCCTCACCTACGCGGATGAGTACGCCATCGGCTACTTCAAGAAGCAG GGCTTTTCCAAGGACATCAAGGTCCCCAAGAGCCGCTACCTGGGCTACATCAAGGACTATGAGGGGGCGACCCTGATGGAGTGTGAGCTGAACCCCCGCATCCCCTACACCGAGCTCTCCCACATTAtcaagaagcagaaagag ATCATCAAGAAGCTGATTGAGAGGAAGCAAGCGCAGATCCGCAAGGTCTACCCTGGCCTGACCTGCTTCAAGGAGGGCGTGCGGCAGATCCCCATCGAGAGCGTCCCCGGCATCC GAGAAACAGGATGGAAAcccctggggaaggagaaggg AAAAGAGCTGAAGGATCCGGACCAGCTTTACAACACCCTGAAGAACCTCCTGGCCCAGATCAAG aCCCACCCCAGCGCCTGGCCCTTCATGGAGCCGGTGAAGAAGTCGGAGGCACCGGATTACTACGAAATCATCCGCTTCCCCATCG aCCTCAAGACCATGACCGAGCGCCTGAAGAACCGCTACTACGTCACCAAGAAGCTGTTCATCGCCGACCTGCAGCGCATCATCACCAACTGCCGCGAGTACAACCCGCCCGACAGCGACTACTGCAAGTGTGCCAACACCCTGGAGAAGTTCTTCTACTTCAAGCTCAAGGAGGGGGGGCTCATCGACAAGTAG
- the LOC142595222 gene encoding heat shock protein 30C-like, translated as MLCRLHFMPPASSSLFPWLGPIRTLWPHPGTLFAELERELRLEMERAREFMSSFEQFLSSGTGPSRIGIAAERAPSTSAALTQSSGEGFSICQDVKDFAPEQLSVKVVGRKVVLVGQKETQSTDEKGSFSYKYEVLKREWDVPEEVDAEALTCSLSKDGQLRIEAPKLALPAAPERNVPIQLGPAVAQPAASTDDGAERAKA; from the coding sequence ATGCTTTGCCGCCTGCACTTCATGCCACCCGCGTCCAGCTCACTGTTCCCATGGCTGGGACCCATCCGCACCCTTTGGCCGCATCCAGGCACCCTCTTTGCCGAGCTGGAGCGAGAGCTGCGGCTGGAGATGGAGAGAGCTCGGGAGTTCATGAGCAGCTTTGagcagttcctgagcagcgggACAGGCCCCAGCCGGATCGGCATTGCCGCAGAGCGAGCCCCGAGCACCAGCGCAGCCCTGACCCAGAGCTCCGGGGAGGGCTTCTCCATCTGCCAGGATGTGAAGGACTTTGCTCCCGAGCAGCTGTCGGTGAAGGTGGTGGGCAGGAAGGTGGTGCTGGTGGGGCAGAAGGAGACGCAGAGCACAGACGAGAAGGGCTCCTTCTCCTACAAGTACGAGGTGCTGAAGCGGGAGTGGGACGTGCCCGAGGAGGTGGACGCCGAGGCGCTGACGTGCTCCCTGTCCAAGGATGGGCAGCTCCGCATCGAGGCCCCCAAGCTGGCGCTGCCGGCCGCCCCGGAGAGGAACGTGCCCATCCAGCTGGGGCCGGCGGTGGCACAGCCGGCAGCCAGCACCGACGACGGAGCCGAGCGGGCCAAGGCGTGA
- the LOC104033870 gene encoding heat shock protein 30-like, which yields MFCRMHLAPFASSSLATRLGTVRTLWPHAETIFTELQQEMEKAREFMSSFEQLLTSHGATAIERAPSTSAALTQSSGEGFSVCQDVKNFTPEQLSVKVVGRKVVLVGQKETQSTDEKGSFSYKYEVLKREWDVPEEVDAEALTCSLSKDGQLRIEAPKLALPAAPERNVPIQVSPAGPQPGPASEDGATHKA from the coding sequence atgTTTTGCCGAATGCACCTCGCACCATTCGCCTCCAGCTCCCTGGCTACCCGGCTGGGCACGGTGAGGACCCTCTGGCCGCATGCAGAGACCATCTTcactgagctgcagcaggagatggagaaagCTCGGGAGTTCATGAGCAGCTTCGAGCAGCTCCTGACCAGCCACGGAGCCACCGCCATAGAGCGAGCCCCGAGCACCAGCGCAGCCCTGACCCAGAGCTCCGGGGAGGGCTTCTCCGTCTGCCAGGACGTCAAGAACTTCACTCCCGAGCAGCTGTCGGTGAAGGTGGTGGGCAGGAAGGTGGTGCTGGTGGGGCAGAAGGAGACGCAGAGCACAGACGAGAAGGGCTCCTTCTCCTACAAGTACGAGGTGCTGAAGCGGGAGTGGGACGTGCCCGAGGAGGTGGACGCCGAGGCGCTGACGTGCTCCCTGTCCAAGGATGGGCAGCTCCGCATCGAGGCCCCCAAGCTGGCGCTGCCGGCCGCCCCAGAGAGGAATGTGCCCATCCAGGTCAGCCCTGCAGGACCACAGCCTGGACCAGCCTCCGAGGACGGAGCCACCCACAAAGCCTAG
- the DHX58 gene encoding LOW QUALITY PROTEIN: ATP-dependent RNA helicase DHX58 (The sequence of the model RefSeq protein was modified relative to this genomic sequence to represent the inferred CDS: deleted 1 base in 1 codon), whose amino-acid sequence MWRASGVPGLVAVHRVKVGCPVLPWGAWTDAPPRVSFPGRDRQRHRQRHRQRRSGMELRGYQREAVAPALRGHNSIIWLPTGAGKTRAAVHVCRQHLESRRGGRVAVLVNKVHLVDQHAKKEFHVLQKDFKVKAISGDSSHKCFFACVVKQSDVVICTAQILQNALVSKEEDTHVELTDFSLLVIDECHHTHKEAVYNKIMLNYLQRKLSGQQDLPQVLGLTASPGTGGATSFEGAVKHILQICANLDTEKITSAQEELQHLRSHVPQPRKQFDLCQERAQDPFGERLKKVMERIQQYMEMPSLPRDFGTQIYEQRIMELEKRAAETFCRKTRVCALHLRKYNDALLINDTVRMIDAFQCLQQFYATERDMKDPTEQFLTTTFEENRPSLQALAGDRRYENPRLGKLEEILREHFQPLGASRGIVFTKTRQSAHSLLSWLQDTAVLCGKHIRAAVLTGAGYSNQTRHMTQNEQQDVIKLFREGALNLLFSTSVAEEGLDIPECNIVVRYGLMTNEIAMMQARGRARAENSVYSILAKANSKEVFRELLNEDLVELMERAIRAVQAMPEQEYRLKIRELQRAAVASWLMKEARISERRQLHDPDDVYLYCVNCNTAVCRGSDIRTVEGMHHVNINPNFGLYYRVSSGKIQFQRTFKDWEPGCRIVCSECSQDWGMEMIYRQVKLPILCIKNFVVETPAEKRKYKKWSAVTFSIEEFDYLEYCSSTHGLSF is encoded by the exons ATGTGGAGAGCCTCTGGGGTGCCTGGACTGGTTGCGGTGCACCGGGTCAAAGTGGGGTGCCCGGTGCTGCCCTGGGGTGCCTGGACTG ACGCGCCGCCCCGAGTTTCGTTTCCTGGCCGGGaccggcagcggcaccggcagcggcaccggcagcggcgGAGCGGGATGGAGCTGCGG GGGTACCAGCGGGAGGCGGTGGCCCCGGCCCTGCGTGGCCACAACAGCATCATCTGGCTGCCCACGGGTGCCGGCAAGACCCGCGCCGCCGTCCACGTCTGCCGGCAGCACCTGGAGAGCCGACGGGGCGGCAGGGTGGCCGTGCTGGTCAACAAG GTGCACCTGGTCGACCAGCACGCCAAGAAGGAGTTCCATGTGCTGCAGAAGGACTTCAAGGTGAAGGCCATCAGCGGGGACAGCAGCCACAAGTGCTTCTTTGCCTGCGTGGTGAAGCAGAGCGACGTCGTCATCTGCACGGCCCAGATCCTGCAGAACGCGCTGGTCAGCAAGGAGGAGGACACGCACGTGGAGCTGACGG ATTTCTCGCTGCTGGTGATAGACGAGTGCCACCACACACACAAGGAAGCCGTCTACAACAAAATCATGCTGAATTATCTCCAGCGCAAGCTCAGTGGGCAGCAGGACCTGCCGCAGGTCCTGGGCCTGACGGCATCCCCCGGCACCGGAGGGGCAACCTCCTTCGAGGGGGCTGTAAAGCACATCTTGCAG ATCTGTGCCAACCTGGACACTGAGAAAATCACATCGGcgcaggaggagctgcagcacctgcGGAGCCACGTCCCCCAGCCCAGGAAGCAGTTTGACCTCTGCCAGGAGAGAGCGCAG gaCCCCTTTGGCGAGCGGCTGAAGAAGGTGATGGAGCGGATCCAGCAGTACATGGAGATGCCCAGCCTGCCGCGGGACTTTGGCACGCAGATTTACGAGCAGCGCATCATGGAGCTGGAGAAAAGAG CGGCAGAGACGTTTTGTCGCAAGACGCGGGTGTGCGCGCTGCACCTGCGCAAGTACAACGACGCTCTGCTGATCAACGACACGGTGCGGATGATCGACGCCTTCCAGTGCCTCCAGCAGTTCTACGCCACCGAGCGGGACATGAAGGACCCCACCGAGCAGTTCCTCACCACCACGTTTGAGG AGAACAGGCCGAGCCTTCAGGCGCTCGCTGGGGACCGGCGCTACGAGAACCCCaggctgggcaagctggaggaGATCCTGCGGGAGCACTTCCAGCCCCTGGGCGCTTCTCGCGGCATCGTCTTCACCAAGACCCGGCAGAGCGCCCACAGCCTGCTCAGCTGGCTGCAGGACACGGCTGTGCTCTGCGGGAAGCACATCAGGGCTGCCGTCCTCACCGGTGCCGGCTACAGCAACCAGACCAGGCACATGACGCAG AACGAGCAGCAGGACGTGATCAAGCTGTTCCGCGAGGGAGCCCTCAACCTGCTCTTCTCCACCAGCGTGGCCGAGGAGGGCCTGGATATCCCCGAGTGCAACATCGTGGTCCGCTACGGGCTGATGACCAACGAGATCGCAATGATGCAG GCTCGGGGCCGTGCCCGTGCTGAGAACAGCGTTTACTCCATCCTCGCCAAAGCCAACAGCAAAGAGGTCTTCCGTGAGCTGCTCAACGAGGACCTCGTGGAGCTGATGGAGAGGGCGATCAGAGCGGTGCAAGCCATGCCCGAGCAGGAGTACCGCCTCAAG ATCAGGGAGCTGCAGCGAGCTGCCGTGGCCAGCTGGCTAATGAAGGAGGCCAGGATCAGCGAGAGGCGGCAGCTGCACGACCCGGACGATGTTTACCTCTACTGCGTCAACTGCAACACGGCGGTGTGCCGTGGCAGCGACATCCGCACCGTGGAGGGCATGCACCACGTTAACATCAACCCCAACTTCGG GTTGTATTACAGAGTTTCCTCGGGGAAAATACAGTTCCAGCGGACTTTCAAGGACTGGGAGCCCGGCTGCCGCATCGTGTGCAGTGAGTGCAGCCAG GACTGGGGAATGGAGATGATCTACCGGCAGGTGAAGCTGCCCATCCTCTGCATCAAAAACTTCGTGGTGGAGACACCGGCTGAGAAGAGGAAGTACAAGAAGTGGAGTGCTGTGACGTTCTCCATCGAGGAGTTTGACTACCTGGAATACTGCTCCAGCACCCATGGCCTGTCCTTCTAA
- the RAB5C gene encoding ras-related protein Rab-5C: MAGRGGAARPNGPAAGNKICQFKLVLLGESAVGKSSLVLRFVKGQFHEYQESTIGAAFLTQTVCLDDTTVKFEIWDTAGQERYHSLAPMYYRGAQAAIVVYDITNTDTFVRAKNWVKELQRQASPNIVIALAGNKADLATKRAVDFQDAQTYADDNSLLFMETSAKTAMNVNEIFMAIAKKLPKNEPQNAPGGPGRNRVVDLQESSQPSRSQCCSN; encoded by the exons ATGGCAGGTCGAGGTGGAGCTGCTCGACCGAATGGACCAGCTGCTGGAAACAAAATCTGCCAGTTTAAACTTGTGCTCTTGGGAGAGTCGGCAGTGGGGAAGTCCAGCCTTGTTCTGCGCTTTGTGAAGGGGCAGTTCCACGAGTACCAGGAGAGCACGATTGGAG CTGCCTTCCTAACACAGACAGTCTGCCTGGATGACACAACAGTGAAGTTTGAAATATGGGATACAGCAGGACAAGAGCGGTATCACAGCCTGGCACCGATGTATTACCGAGGCGCCCAGGCAGCCATTGTCGTCTACGACATCACTAACACA GACACATTTGTACGAGCCAAGAACTGGGTGAAAGAGTTGCAGAGGCAGGCTAGCCCCAATATTGTAATTGCACTAGCAGGAAACAAGGCAGACCTTGCTACCAAGAGAGCTGTGGACTTCCAG GATGCACAAACATATGCAGATGACAACAGCTTGCTGTTCATGGAGACGTCAGCAAAGACAGCGATGAATGTGAATGAAATCTTCATGGCAATAG cCAAGAAACTGCCAAAAAATGAACCCCAGAATGCTCCTGGTGGCCCAGGTAGGAATCGGGTGGTTGACCTTCAGGAGAGCAGTCAGCCTAGCAGGAGCCAGTGCTGCAGCAATTGA